The following proteins are co-located in the Cutaneotrichosporon cavernicola HIS019 DNA, chromosome: 3 genome:
- a CDS encoding uncharacterized protein (ZIP Zinc transporter): MSDAPAPDACAPSLSESHWGLRIGAIFIILATSAIGTLLPILLHRSSVVPRAVFDFAKYFGSGVIIATAFIHLLAPAFDALGSECLSGIWHDYDFAPAFALIAVFAMFFAEVAAYRIGTKKLLKLGMVYSTHVEDETDAHAHSHQHDPPLAVVTSGPSLPGHVHPAADLGAAEAGHGHGVKREGGDSDSSSLSPAPSEAEASAQLVAVAVLEFGVILHSIIIGLTLAVSEQFIILFVVIVFHQMFEGLGLGSRLAGLHLAPKLGWARYAAALLYSICTPIGVAVGLGIRHGYNDNGVAKLIVSGVLDGVSAGILLYTGLVELLAHEILLNPRMMQSSNGKLAYVFFCMSLGAGLMALLGRWA, translated from the exons atgtccgacgcccccgcccccgaCGCATGCGcaccgtccttgagcgaAAGCCATTGGGGACTCCGTATCGGCGCAAtcttcatcatcctcgCAACGAGTGCAATTGGTACCTTGctccccatcctcctccaccgTAGCAGTGTCGTCCCCCGCGCGGTCTTTGA CTTCGCAAAGTACTTTGGCTCGGGCGTAATCATAGCCACAGCTTtcatccacctcctcgctccGGCCTTTGACGCCCTCGGATCAGAATGCCTATCCGGCATCTGGCACGACTACGACTTTGCCCCGGCATTCGCCCTCATTGCCGTCTTTGCGATGTTCTTCGCCGAAGTGGCCGCCTATCGCATCGGAACGAAAAAGCTCCTCAAATTAGGCATGGTCTACTCGACccatgtcgaggacgaaaccgacgcccacgcccaTTCACACCAACATGACCCACCGCTCGCGGTCGTGACATCCGGCCCATCTCTCCCAGGCCACGTCCACCCCGCTGCGGATCTTGGCGCAGCAGAGGCCGGTCATGGCCACGGAGTCAAGAGAGAGGGTGGTGACAGTGACTCgtcctccctctctccgGCGCCTAGCGAGGCCGAAGCCAGTGCCCAACTCGTCGCAGTTGCTGTCCTAGAATTCGGAGTCATCCTACACTCGATCATTATCGGCCTGACACTTGCCGTGTCTGAACAATTCATCATCCTATTCGTCGTCATTGTCTTCCACCAGATGTTTGAGGGGCTTGGTCTTGGATCGCGACTGGCTGGCCTGCACCTCGCCCCAAAACTTGGTTGGGCGCGATACGCTGCCGCCCTCCTTTATTCTATCTGCACGCCAATCGGTGTCGCTGTCGGCCTTGGGATACGGCACGGATACAACGACAATGGCGTGGCCAAGCTCATTGTGAGCGGAGTACTGGACGGGGTGTCGGCCGGTATCCTGCTTTACACGGGGTTGGTGGAACTTCTCGCACACGAAATCCTCCTCAATCCTCGCATGATGCAGAGCTCGAACGGCAAGCTCGCGTACGTGTTCTTCTGCATGTCGCTTGGGGCGGGCCTTATGGCGCTGCTTGGGCGGTGGGCATAG
- a CDS encoding uncharacterized protein (Multidrug resistance protein 1) translates to MPDQPLESPTSTALPIIEPHDAGSVTSETRPLLGPCKAQQEYQTFTIPEDEKQDTVNSVSLLALFRFATPLELTVNAVGLLLAIVSGAAQGMMPLLFGNIAKVFTDYGRIVGWPSTDNMSGGIYAEHEAAKRNLKHDASRTVLWITAIGITTLICSYTYTLIWNWTSGRQAQRIREQYLGAVLRKEVKPLDTFGGREIASRIESDSFLVQIGIGENIPITMEVLSACIMNFVVAYVQSRSLAGTATVILILFIIASVLMGVAIPVYLYFAAPGDDRAKSSSLAGEAVSSIRTVQSMTSIKLLADRFDSLVENRHKVDSKVAVIAGLFIGESVLLEYAAHATAFYFGGVLYAQQKVDVVAVISVLFVMLGPFTPSRPNFEAVVNAQGAAAKIFHTIDTVSMIDSASHQTEPALGAVDSGERNRGPGRADLERVDRTLLASGPEEGTDEIVDLWGLFPRIVNLDLLHGQWCFIALVGAVAVGVAPPATAILFGKSIAAFENPDLQEVKRNLASKAFWYCIAGLATGVVYSLSWTFCEVCKMESNVTATLHTRAFRAIMRHDVEWFDKNEAGNVTASLEDDVQEGQLRSLFLVTFCVATSLATIVAGIIIGLLHAPLLALMGIAFIPLIMASSYVRLRAIDLKEQRLKKTYAKSTKLATEAAECVYIGTVTSLACKSQVMSNYSQALRAAETISTRMAWQSQALYSISQATLLFITAAMCYMGSLWLAEGRYTTDKFFICFSAVILSSLQASGIFGSVSTASRAARLLRDLFKLIDNTPKIDMTSSDGIMLDPSQACGDIKLNNVTFRYPSRPDVPVLEGLTLDIPSGKYVALVGPAGCGKSTAVQLIQRLYDPISGSVTLGGADIRTLNVASYRSHMALVSQAPSLFTGSIRFNILLTAIEPDTATEAQIEQACRDANIYDFIMGLPDGFNTELGSEGLQLSCEQRQLLAIARALIRQPRVLLLDETPAELDSASERVVQKAELDSASERVVQEALDNASAGRTVLAVTSRLSTIQKADMIYFMSDGGVVETGTHQEMLAKRGAYFDFVQLTS, encoded by the exons ATGCCTGATCAACCCCTTGAATCACCCACTTCTACAGCCCTCCCCATCATCGAGCCACACGATGCAGGCAGCGTGACGTCCGAGACGCGGCCGTTGCTGGGTCCTTGCAAGGCGCAACAAGAATATCAAACATTCACCATTccagaggacgagaagcAAGACACTGTCAATTCAGTCAGCCTCTTGGCCCTGTTCCGCTTCGCGACTCCACTGGAACTCACCGTTAACGCCGTcggcctgctcctcgccatcgtgTCAGGCGCCGCTCAGGGCATGATGCCGCTCCTCTTCGGCAACATTGCCAAGGTGTTCACAGACTATGGACGGATTGTTGGCTGGCCCAGCACGGACAACATGTCTGGCGGTATCTACGCCGAACATGAAGCCGCAAAACGCAACCTCAAGCACGACGCCAGCAGGACAGTTCTTTGGATCACTGCAATTG GCATCACAACCTTGATCTGCTCCTACACGTACACACTCATCTGGAACTGGACATCAGGGCGTCAGGCGCAACGCATCCGTGAGCAGTATCTCGGAGCCGTTCTGCGAAAAGAGGTCAAGCCGTTGGACACGTTCGGTGGGCGTGAGATTGCGTCGCGCATCGAGTCGGACTCATTTCTCGTCCAGATCGGCATCGGCGAGAATATTCCAATCACTATGGAGGTACTCTCGGCGTGCATCATGA ATTTCGTTGTCGCCTATGTCCAATCACGATCCCTGGCTGGCACGGCTACCGTGATCTTGATCTTGTTTATCATTGCTAGTGTACTCATGGGGGTGGCGATTCCAGTATACCTGTACTTTGCCGCACCGGGGGATGACAGAGCAAAGTCATCCTCCCTGGCCGGGGAAGCGGTCTCATCGATCCGTACCGTCCAGTCGATGACCAGCATCAAGCTTCTCGCCGACCGGTTTGATAGCCTCGTCGAGAATCGGCACAAGGTTGACAGCAAGGTTGCCGTCATCGCCGGCCTATTTATAGGCGAATCGGTCTTACTTGAGTATGCGGCTCACGCCACCGCCTTCTACTTTGGTGGTGTCCTCTACGCTCAGCAAAAGGTTGACGTGGTGGCGGTCATCAGCGTCCTCTTCGTGATGCTTGGCCCGTTTACCCCTTCCAGGCCCAACTTCGAGGCAGTCGTCAACGCACAGGGTGCTGCCGCCAAGATTTTCCACACCATCGACACCGTGTCCATGATCGACTCAGCATCTCATCAAACGGAACCTGCCCTTGGAGCCGTGGACTCGGGTGAACGTAACCGTGGGCCAGGCCGAGCagacctcgagcgcgtcgacagGACGCTTCTGGCCTCTGGACCCGAGGAAGGCACGGATGAAATAGTTGATCTTTGGGGATTATTTCCCCGCatcgtcaacctcgacctgctgCACGGGCAGTGGTGCTTCATTGCTCTGGTTGGGGCAGTAGCGGTCGGTGTGGCACCCCCCGCGACTGCGATTCTGTTCGGCAAGTCCATCGCTGCCTTCGAGAACCCAGACCTCCAAGAGGTGAAGCGAAACCTTGCCAGCAAAGCCTTCTGGTACTGCATTGCGGGACTCGCAACAGGAGTTGTTTACTCGCTGTCCTGGACATTT TGCGAGGTGTGTAAGATGGAGTCGAACGTAACTGCCACACTACACACCAGGGCGTTCCGTGCCATCATGCGCCACGACGTCGAGTGGTTCGACAAGAACGAGGCTGGGAATGTCACTGCTAgtctcgaggacgacgtgcAGGAGGGGCAGCTGCGGAGCCTGTTTTTAGTGACATTCTGCGTTGCCACCTCACTCGCGACCATTGTGGCAGGTATCATCATCGGTCTTCTCCATGCCCCCCTATTGGCGCTCATGGGAATCGCTTTCATACCTCTCATCATGGCTTCAAGCTACGTCCGTCTACGCGCCATTGATCTCAAGGAACAGCGCTTGAAGAAGACATACGCCAAGAGCACCAAGCTGGCAaccgaggcggcggagtgTGTATATATCGGTACTGTAACCTCGCTGGCGTGCAAGAGTCAAGTGATGAGCAACTACTCGCAGGCGCTCCGTGCGGCTGAAACGATCTCGACTCGCATGGCGTGGCAGTCACAAGCACTCTATTCCATATCACAAGCGACTCTCTTGTTCATCACCGCCGCCATGTGCTACATGGGTTCACTCTGGCTCGCCGAAGGCCGATACACGACGGACAAGTTCTTCATCTGCTTCAGTGCGgtcatcctctcctctctccaaGCGAGTGGCATATTCGGGTCAGTCTCCACTGCGTCGCGTGCAGCGCGGCTATTGCGCGACCTCTTCAAACTGATCGACAACACGCCCAAGATTGACATGACCTCGTCCGACGGCATCATGCTGGACCCTTCCCAGGCCTGCGGTGACATCAAGTTGAACAATGTCACTTTCCGCTACCCCTCTCGCCCGGATGTGCctgtcctcgagggcctgACCCTCGACATCCCGAGTGGCAAGTACGTCGCGCTAGTTGGCCCGGCGGGATGTGGCAAGTCGACAGCCGTGCAGCTCATCCAACGCCTCTATGACCCTATCAGCGGCTCGGtcaccctcggcggcgccgaTATCCGCACCCTCAACGTGGCCTCGTACCGCTCCCACATGGCGCTTGTATCACAGGCACCGTCGTTGTTCACCGGCTCCATCAGATTTAACATACTCTTGACCGCGATCGAGCCTGACACCGCAACCGAAGCGCAAATCGAGCAGGCGTGCCGCGATGCCAACATCTACGACTTCATCATGGGCTTGCCCGACGGCTTCAATaccgagctcggcagcgagggCCTGCAGCTCTCCTGTGAGCAGAGGCAGCTCCTGGCgattgcgcgcgcgctcatCCGCCAACCCCGCGTGTTGCTTCTGGACGAGACGCCTGCCGAACTTGACTCTGCGTCTGAACGTGTGGTACAAAAGGCCGAACTTGACTCTGCGTCGGAACGTGTGGTACAGGAGGCACTCGACAATGCGTCGGCTGGACGCACTGTTCTCGCCGTTACCTCCCGTTTATCGACAATCCAGAAAGCGGACATGATCTACTTCATGTCGGATGGTGGAGTCGTAGAAACGGGCACGCACCAGGAGATGCTCGCCAAGCGTGGCGCGTATTTTGACTTTGTCCAGTTAACCAGTTGA
- a CDS encoding uncharacterized protein (Beta-lactamase) — protein sequence MTVTPKPQLSADSKAALDALLAEKVAEKKIPAIFFGASNADGELYFNAMGDKVFGEPDKGQIDENTTVQLFSQTKFITSLACLQLWEKGLVDYDDASLSEKHLPELASQQVLEGYNADGTPILVDRTAPLTLRRLLTHTSGLSYNFLKPELIGRWEMTHNVPSFFAKNVGVESLVEPLTFQPGAQYGYSIGIDWAGVLVMRITGMKLGAYFDQHIFGPCGVKNLSFYPTPEIKDRLMQLCGRDDTPERNLIHIAGMRDVPNTNPEDIGLHMGGAGLVGSPRDYMTVLRNVLQCKDKDGLIKQSTFPMLFENALPPREEEGKSHNCYAHLGGTLTILGETEPQFASGDKAFHSLALCVYDADSEYGRKKGSAFWGGIAKTKFWIDPASGIVAVCGTQLMDQIDQTATVDVWKAYERKLYDMLE from the exons ATGACCGTCACTCCCAAACCTCAGCTCTCAGCCGACAGCAaggcggcgctcgacgccctcctggcggagaaggtggccgagaagaagatCCCGGCAATCTTCTTCGGCGCGTCAAATGCAGATGGCGAGCTGTACTTCAATGCAATGGGCGACAAGGTGTTCGGCGAGCCGGACAAGGGCCAGATCGATGAGAATACCA CTGTCCAGCTCTTCTCGCAGACCAAGTTCATCACCTCTCTCGCCTGTCTCCAGCTGTGGGAGAAGGGCCTTGTCGATTACGACGACGCCTCTCTTAGTGAGAAACATCTCCCCGAACTTGCCTCCCAGCAAGTTCTGGAAGGCTACAATGCCGACGGCACGcccatcctcgtcgaccgtACGGcgccactcaccctccgccgccttctCACGCACACGTCGGGCCTCTCGTACAATTTCCTCAAACCCGAACTGATCGGCCGCTGGGAAATGACCCACAACGTGCCCAGTTTCTTCGCCAAAAACGTCGGCGTCGAATCCCTCGTTGAACCCCTCACATTCCAGCCTGGCGCGCAGTACGGCTACTCTATCGGGATCGACTGGGctggcgtcctcgtcatgcGGATCACCGGGATGAAACTCGGCGCGTACTTTGACCAACACATTTTCGGGCCTTGTGGCGTTAAGAATCTGTCATTCTATCCAACCCCGGAGATTAAGGATCGCTTGATGCAGCTCTGTGGGCGCGACGACACGCCCGAGAGAAACCTCATTCACATTGCCGGAATGCGCGATGTGCCTAATACCAACCCCGAGGATATTGGATTACATATGGGCGGGGCGGGTCTTGTTGGTTCACCTCGCGATTATATGACGGTCCTACGCAACGTCCTCCAGTGTAAGGATAAGGATGGACTTATCAAACAGTCGACTTTCCCAATGTTGTTTGAGAACGCCTTGCCTCCgcgtgaggaggaggggaagagcCACAACTGCTACGcccacctcggcggcacTCTCACGATCCTCGGCGAGACCGAGCCGCAGTTTGCCTCGGGCGACAAGGCATTCCACTCGCTCGCCCTCTGCGTCTATGACGCTGACTCGGAGTACGGCCGCAAGAAGGGCTCGGCGTTCTGGGGCGGCATCGCCAAGACCAAGTTCTGGATCGACCCGGCTTCGGGCATTGTG GCCGTGTGCGGCACCCAGCTCATGGACCAGATCGACCAGACTGCGACGGTCGACGTCTGGAAGGCGTATGAGCGCAAGCTGTATGACATGCTTGAGTAG
- a CDS encoding uncharacterized protein (Arginase family), whose product MRLTALFAALTAVASVAAEPWQEKYGGTPDLTYSGVAGFGRLPWERCLEKPGYGFDIAVLGMPFDTSVSYRPGARFGPHAIRSGSRRHGPARSFLIPWGTSVTQDTGLHIVDCNDVPISPYDNALAIDEMQVAYATLLDRPTSPDTHFTRHIAKDGKEHPRILTLGGDHTIVLPILGALTDVYGPISVLHFDAHLDTWNGNELGGAHTEQHKVTHGTFFWKAYELGYINDKTSAHAGIRTRLNSMRDLLHDEAVGFQVFTTDDIDEMGPEGIATKLKKRLGNGPVYLSFDIDTIDPSMAPATGTPESGGWTTREVKRIVRGLVGLNIVGADIVEVSPAYDTNAELTAMAAADLAQEFLALLAAKEAPVAAVKGGVLDKNLRAKAEADTSGARGQFIDNRDEL is encoded by the exons ATGCGCCTAACGGCTCTCTTCGCAGCGCTCACTGCCGTCGCCTctgtcgccgccgagccaTGGC AGGAGAAATACGGCGGCACACCCGACCTCACGTACTCTGGAGTGGCGGGGTTCGGCCGGCTGCCGTGGGAGCGATGCCTCGAGAAACCAGGCTATGGTTTCGACATTGCTGTCCTTGGCATGCCCTTTGAT ACTTCGGTGTCGTATCGCCCCGGAGCGCGGTTTGGACCGCACGCAATCCGGTCTGGATCACGTAGGCATGGCCCGGCGCGCTCGTTCCTCATCCCTTGGGGAACTAGTGTCACGCAGGATACTGGGTTGCATATT GTCGACTGCAACGACGTCCCGATCTCGCCGTACGACAACGCCTTGGCCATCGACGAGATGCAGGTCGCGTATgccaccctcctcgaccggcCCACGTCACCCGATACCCACTTTACCCGCCACATCGCaaaggacggcaaggaaCACCCGCGTATCCTCACTTTGGGAGGAGACCACACCATCGTGCTTCccatcctcggcgcgcttaCGGATGTCTATGGCCCGATCTCGGTGCTCCACTTTGATGCGCACCTCGACACTTGGAATGGGAATGAGCTGGGTGGCGCGCATACCGAGCAGCACAAGGTT actcACGGCACGTTCTTCTGGAAGGCATACGAGCTCGGATACATCAACGACAAGACATCGGCTCACGCCGGGATTCGTACCCGCCTTAAC TCGATGCGCGACCTGCTACACGACGAGGCAGTCGGCTTCCAGGTCTTCACGACGGACGACATCGACGAAATGGGTCCCGAAGGTATCGccaccaagctcaagaaACGCCTCGGCAACGGTCCCGTCTACCTCTCCTTTGACATTGACACGATCGACCCCTCGATGGCGCCAGCCA CCGGCACGCCCGAGTCGGGCGGCTGGACCACTCGCGAGGTCAAGCGCATTGTACgcggccttgtcggcctCAACATTGTCGGAGCGGATATTGTCGAAGTCTCGCCGGCCTACGACACCAATGCCGAACTGACGGCCATGGctgccgccgacctcgctcAGGAATTCCTCGCCCTACTGGCGGCAAAGGAGGCCCCCGTCGCAGCCGTCAAGGGGGGCGTGTTGGACAAGAACCTCCGCGCCAAGGCTGAGGCAGAcacgagcggcgcgcgcggccaaTTCATCGACAACCGCGATGAGCTGTAG
- a CDS encoding uncharacterized protein (Aflatoxin efflux pump AFLT), translating into MSPPPSTHSNQAELNASTASLSPSSTQHPSAAASAKAPPLTSTAPYSTTTTPDTDADPEAHLNGLKTPRKTGPSGAYVELSRIRFWGVIISLMISIFLFALDQLIVATAIPKITIEFDALSELTWLANGFFLPLFAFNLIYAQFLQIFPSKHVIIFAVFIFELGSLVCGVAPNINVLILGRAIAGAGSAGIFSGAMVIAAEITPLHSRAQYMALIGICFAIASVVGPLIGGVFSDHVSWRWCFYINLPFGGLALLLQILVQPARPPMGMKASYNGYGKAMLGQLIRCDWGGAAISMGWACCFILALQWAGVSRSWKDGGVIVCLVLSLVLIPIFFTYEWWLGPKRQMCRLDLLVRRNILGATIVLFFLFFVFMIDVYYLSLALQTQWRFSATAAGVRLLPLIMVQIVVMIITSRLIPLLGYVKWIIVTGPALTALGSGLLYSVHVNTPVAHVYGFQAIIGAGIGMTLQNAMVSIQFDLRDEPSLITMGTGVGTFFGFAGRIVGLSLAGSVFENMIQVNLHKYVPDLPEQLVRVMTSNANALWTIVPEPLRPATLEAYSHTMRVVFLIGVPGGILGLLGGLVMRNDKMPTKAEEAERMQKRREQEDAAAELAHHTHEKNDGGHEHGHEEHVEKDTQNHQNHQG; encoded by the exons ATGTCCCCGCCACCAAGCACACACAGCAACCAGGCTGAACTgaacgcgtcgacggcgtcctTATCCCCATCATCGACACAGCAtccctccgccgccgcatcAGCAAAGGCGCCACCACTCACTTCCACAGCTCCATactccaccaccaccacccccgacaccgacgccgaccccgAAGCCCATCTCAATGGCCTCAAGACACCACGGAAAACGGGGCCCTCGGGTGCGTACGTCGAGTTATCCAGGATTCGATTCTGGGGCGTCATCATCTCCCTCATGATCTCCATTTTCCTGTTTGCGCTCGACCAGCTCATTGTCGCCACGGCAATTCCCAAGATCACCATCGAGTTTGACGCTCTCAGCGAACTCACATGGCTCGCTAATGGGTTCTT CCTCCCTCTCTTCGCCTTCAACCTCATCTACGCGCAGTTCCTCCAGATCTTCCCGTCCAAACACGTCATCATTTTCGCCGTGTTCATCTTCGAGCTCGGGTCACTCGTGTGCGGCGTCGCCCCAAATATCAACGTGCTGATCCTTGGTCGCGCTATCGCCGGTGCCGGATCAGCAGGCATCTTCAGCGGTGCAATGGTCATTGCAGCCGAGATCACACCACTCCACAGCCGCGCACAATACATGGCCCTCATCGGAATCTGCTTTGCCATTGCGTCCGTTGTCGGACCGCTAATCGGTGGCGTGTTCTCCGACCACGTCTCCTGGCGCTGGTGCTTCTACATCAATCTCCCTTTCGGTGGGTTGGCGTTACTCCTCCAGATCCTCGTTCAGCCAGCCCGCCCGCCCATGGGCATGAAGGCGAGTTATAATGGCTACGGCAAGGCGATGCTTGGCCAGCTAATCCGCTGCGACTGGGGCGGCGCAGCCATCTCTATGGGCTGGGCGTGCTGCTTCATCCTCGCATTGCAGTGGGCCGgcgtctcgcgctcctGGAAGGACGGAGGGGTGATCGTCTGTCTGGTCCTGTCTCTGGTCCTTATCCCCATCTTCTTCACATACGAGTGGTGGCTCGGTCCCAAACGCCAGATGTGCCGCCTCGACTTGTTGGTCCGGCGCAATATTCTCGGCGCGACCATTGTCCTCTTTttcctcttcttcgtctTTATGA TCGACGTCTATTACCTCAGTCTGGCGCTTCAGACCCAGTGGCGTTTCTCGGCTACTGCCGCTggcgtccgcctcctcccgctgATCATGGTCCAGATTGTCGTCATGATTATCACCTCGCGCCTCATCCCGCTACTCGGCTACGTGAAATGGATCATTGTCACCGGCCCCGCCCTCACTGCTCTCGGCTCAGGCCTCTTATACAGTGTCCATGTCAACACGCCTGTGGCCCACGTCTACGGATTCCAGGCCATTATTGGTGCGGGTATCGGTATGACTCTCCAAAACGCAATGGTTAGCATTCAATTcgacctgcgcgacgagccgaGCCTAATCACAATGGGTACCGGAGTCGGCACATTCTTCGGCTTTGCGGGTCGTATCGTCGGTCTATCTCTGGCTGGCTCCGTGTTCGAAAACATGATCCAGGTCAACCTCCACAAATACGTACCAGATCTCCCCGAGCAGCTGGTACGCGTCATGACGAGTAACGCGAATGCCCTGTGGACCATTGTTCCAGAACCTCTCCGGCCCGCAACCCTGGAGGCGTACTCGCACACCATGCGGGTCGTGTTCCTCATCGGCGTGCCGGGCGGTATCCTCGGACTCTTGGGTGGACTGGTTATGCGCAACGACAAGATGCCCAccaaggctgaggaggctgagcggATGCAGAAGCGCCGAGAACAGGAGGacgccgctgccgagctcgcccacCACACTCATGAGAAGAATGATGGCGGGCACGAGCACGGGCACGAGGAGCATGTGGAGAAGGATACCCAGAACCACCAGAACCACCAGGGTTGA
- a CDS encoding uncharacterized protein (Catalyzes the epimerization of the S- and R-forms of NAD(P)HX, a damaged form of NAD(P)H that is a result of enzymatic or heat-dependent hydration. This is a prerequisite for the S- specific NAD(P)H-hydrate dehydratase to allow the repair of both epimers of NAD(P)HX), with amino-acid sequence MALRYIGQKLAQQIDEELMSASGAFSIDQLMELAGLSCAQALAKSFSVQTHKRRGWTGCCATPAPLLLHPDDLLPQTGEQGPVPTPPNSGARSSGRHLRDLAKRHQLNLPAYPGVDQVVELPPPGKL; translated from the exons ATGGCACTCCGGTATATAGGCCAGAAACTCGCACAGCagatcgacgaggagctcatgTCGGCATCGGGTGCCTTCTCAATCGACCAGCTCATGGAGCTGGCGGGCTTGAGCTGCGCCCAGGCGCTCGCAAAGTCGTTCTCTGTCCAAACCCACAAAC GGCGGGGATGGACTGGTTGCTGCGCGACACCTGCACCACTTCTCCTACACCCCGACGATCTACTACCCCAAACCGGGGAACAAGGACCTGTACCAACGCCTCCTAACTCAGGCGC ACGTAGTTCTGGACGCCATCTTCG CGATCTCGCAAAGAGGCACCAACTTAACCTCCCGGCATATCCTGGGGTTGaccaggtcgtcgagctcccGCCGCCTGGCAAGCTGTAG
- the IAH1 gene encoding uncharacterized protein (lipid catabolic process), protein MAAPFQDAVVLFGDSITSQQYVPGSMQARFCDAYRRTLDILNRGYGGYNTRWARQMFDTIFEKKENAAHVPAVRLVTIWFGANDSVLADAEQTVSQHVPLSEYEANLRFFLDNLTSPTSPYAVAHEQGLNIVLVTPPPLCVSIMGDCPFARERVPAITKEYVDVVLRLGEEYAAKATKDGNWRLGTVDMWDATIKAAGGEGEELAKYLSDGLHLTAEGYATFWAEYTKLVKTVFKGRGLDWESLDDLPLRMPPWDQVDATKPDVLGGMRLPPIRTEQL, encoded by the exons ATGGCCGCACCATTCCaggacgccgtcgtcctcttc GGCGACTCGATCACGTCGCAGCAGTATGTTCCCGGCTCGATGCAGGCGCGTTTCTGCG acgCGTACCGACGCACGCTCGATATCCTAAACCGCGGGTATGGGGGATATAACACGCGCTG GGCACGACAGATGTTTGACACGATCTttgagaagaaggagaacgCGGCGCACGTGCCTGCTGTGAGACTCGTCACTATCTGGTTCG gtgCTAATGACTCTGTCCTCGCGGACGCAGAACAGACCGTGTCGCAACACGTCCCGCTGTCAGAGTACGAGGCCAACCTTCGCTTCTTTCTCGACAACCTCACCTCCCCCACATCACCATACGCCGTCGCTCACGAGCAGGGGCTTAATATTGTGCTGGTgaccccgccgccgctgtgTGTGTCGATTATGGGCGACTGCCCTTTCGCCCGTGAGCGCGTGCCCGCTATCACGAAGGAGtatgtcgacgtcgtcctccgcctGGGAGAAGAATATGCGGCCAAGGCAACAAAGGACGGAAACTGGCGCCTCGGGACGGTGGACATGTGGGACGCCACGATCAAGGCGGCAGGaggtgagggcgaggaactTGCCAAGTATCTGAG CGACGGACTGCACCTCACGGCTGAGGGCTATGCCACCTTCTGGGCCGAGTAcaccaagctcgtcaagaCTGTGTTCAAGGGCCGAGGCCTCGATTGGGAGAgtctcgacgacctgcCCCTCCGCATGCCTCC gtGGGACCAGGTCGATGCCACGAAGCCCGACGTCCTGGGCGGTATGCGGTTGCCGCCTATTCGCACAGAGCAGTTGTAG